The following are encoded in a window of Telmatobacter sp. DSM 110680 genomic DNA:
- a CDS encoding carbon-nitrogen hydrolase — MNEEQEGIYLDMEHARKYKVGLVQMRMGPDPEANLESAIAHVREAARRGANIVCLPELFRAQYFCQREDIKLFDLAEPIPGPSTTRLAEVARETRVVIVASLFERRAPGLYHNTAVTLGQDGNIISVYRKMHIPDDPLYYEKFYFTPGDLGFKAVDTAFGRVGTLVCWDQWYPEGARLTALQGAEVLFYPTAIGWHPAEKEEFGSAQYDAWQTIQRAHAIANGVYVAGVNRVGHENGDIRGNRAAGLGLEFWGGSFLADPFGRIIAKASHEEEEILIGEIDLALLEDTRRNWPFLRDRRIDAYAPITSRFLDPGLGSLVDGDSK; from the coding sequence ATGAATGAAGAGCAGGAAGGGATCTATCTCGATATGGAACACGCCCGCAAATATAAAGTTGGCCTGGTGCAGATGCGGATGGGCCCGGACCCCGAGGCGAACCTTGAATCTGCCATCGCTCATGTCCGCGAGGCTGCAAGGCGTGGCGCCAACATCGTCTGCCTGCCAGAACTTTTCCGCGCACAATACTTCTGTCAGCGCGAAGATATCAAGCTCTTCGATCTTGCTGAACCGATCCCCGGACCTTCCACCACACGCCTTGCCGAAGTTGCTCGCGAAACCCGCGTCGTTATCGTCGCTTCGTTGTTTGAACGCCGCGCTCCCGGTCTTTATCACAACACCGCGGTCACCCTGGGCCAGGATGGCAACATCATCAGCGTCTACCGCAAGATGCACATCCCCGATGATCCTTTGTATTACGAAAAGTTCTATTTCACTCCGGGCGATTTGGGATTCAAGGCAGTGGACACCGCGTTCGGTCGCGTGGGCACATTGGTCTGCTGGGATCAGTGGTATCCCGAGGGCGCGCGCCTCACTGCATTGCAAGGCGCCGAGGTCCTGTTCTATCCAACTGCCATCGGTTGGCACCCGGCCGAGAAGGAAGAGTTCGGTTCGGCGCAATACGATGCCTGGCAGACCATCCAGCGCGCGCACGCCATCGCCAATGGAGTTTATGTTGCCGGAGTGAACCGGGTCGGCCACGAGAACGGCGACATTCGCGGCAATCGCGCCGCCGGGCTTGGCCTTGAGTTTTGGGGTGGAAGCTTTTTAGCCGATCCGTTCGGCCGCATCATCGCCAAAGCCTCGCACGAGGAAGAGGAAATCCTCATCGGGGAGATCGACCTCGCGCTTCTCGAAGACACCCGGCGGAACTGGCCGTTCCTCCGCGATCGCCGCATTGATGCCTACGCGCCCATCACTAGCCGCTTCCTCGATCCGGGTCTCGGTTCGCTGGTTGATGGAGACAGCAAGTAA
- a CDS encoding DUF4252 domain-containing protein, with protein sequence MTLLFGITVLSATLGCALAVAQEYVAPSGPPPVRVARPDADPVPLEWVPPALAQLSLSAPVKSNFTLDRTMLGIAAGLVPDTDAPTRQAMNKLDGVSVHTMRFNEAGIPDEGAVAAVRASYHLRGWKHVVTTSDKGSPVHNGTTDVWVVLDGMNVRGAVVLAETPRSLTLVTVAGNLSPVDLMHLRGHFGIPKLDAGDFKDAPAQ encoded by the coding sequence ATGACTCTTCTTTTCGGAATTACTGTGCTCAGCGCCACGTTGGGCTGTGCGCTGGCTGTCGCTCAAGAGTACGTAGCTCCGTCTGGCCCTCCCCCCGTCAGAGTTGCGCGTCCCGACGCGGATCCCGTGCCGCTGGAATGGGTTCCTCCGGCATTGGCGCAGTTGAGCCTATCGGCTCCCGTCAAGTCGAACTTCACGCTGGACAGGACCATGCTTGGGATTGCGGCAGGGTTGGTGCCGGACACCGACGCTCCAACGCGGCAGGCAATGAACAAGCTTGACGGCGTCAGCGTGCACACCATGCGTTTCAACGAAGCTGGAATTCCCGACGAAGGGGCGGTTGCGGCGGTTCGCGCCTCGTACCATCTGCGCGGATGGAAGCATGTGGTTACCACTTCGGACAAGGGGAGTCCAGTGCACAACGGCACTACTGACGTGTGGGTTGTACTGGACGGCATGAACGTGCGCGGCGCGGTGGTTCTGGCTGAGACTCCGAGGAGCCTGACGCTGGTGACCGTGGCCGGCAACTTGAGCCCGGTTGACCTGATGCATCTGCGCGGACACTTCGGCATTCCCAAACTGGACGCGGGAGACTTCAAGGACGCACCGGCGCAATAG
- a CDS encoding arginine decarboxylase, pyruvoyl-dependent — protein MVPKKLFFTKGVGKHKERLTSFELALRDAGIASQNLVRVSSIFPPRCKVISRKEGLKYLDHGEVVFAVIAENSTREPHRLIVSSIGVAIPADRDTYGYLSEHHSFGETEEQAGEYAEELAAEMLATTLDVEFDPDTSWDKKKEIYRISNKIVRTSNVTQSAVGDKRGLWTTTIAAAVLILEE, from the coding sequence ATGGTTCCGAAGAAGCTTTTCTTCACCAAGGGTGTCGGCAAGCATAAGGAACGTTTAACTTCCTTTGAGCTCGCCCTTCGGGATGCCGGCATCGCTTCTCAGAACCTTGTCCGCGTCAGTTCGATCTTTCCGCCTCGTTGCAAAGTAATTTCCCGGAAAGAAGGGCTCAAGTATCTCGACCACGGCGAAGTCGTTTTTGCGGTCATTGCTGAGAACTCCACCCGCGAGCCGCACCGCCTTATCGTGTCGAGTATCGGCGTAGCCATCCCGGCTGATCGAGATACCTATGGTTATCTGAGCGAACACCACAGTTTCGGTGAGACCGAAGAGCAGGCGGGCGAATACGCAGAGGAACTGGCTGCAGAGATGCTGGCCACCACTCTGGATGTCGAATTTGATCCCGATACGAGTTGGGATAAGAAGAAGGAAATTTACCGTATTTCGAACAAGATTGTCCGCACCAGCAACGTGACCCAGTCCGCTGTGGGGGACAAGCGCGGGCTCTGGACCACGACCATTGCGGCAGCGGTTCTGATCCTCGAAGAATAG